One part of the Rattus rattus isolate New Zealand chromosome 14, Rrattus_CSIRO_v1, whole genome shotgun sequence genome encodes these proteins:
- the Gadd45g gene encoding growth arrest and DNA damage-inducible protein GADD45 gamma, producing MTLEEVRGQDTVPESTARMQGAGKALHELLLSAQRQGCLTAGVYESAKVLNVDPDNVTFCVLAADEEDEGDIALQIHFTLIQAFCCENDIDIVRVGDVQRLAAIVGADDEGGAPGDLHCILISNPNEDTWKDPALEKLSLFCEESRSFNDWVPSITLPE from the exons ATGACTCTGGAAGAAGTCCGTGGCCAGGATACAGTTCCGGAAAGCACAGCCAG GATGCAGGGCGCCGGGAAAGCATTGCACGAACTTCTGTTGTCGGCGCAGCGCCAGGGCTGTCTGACCGCTGGCGTCTACGAGTCCGCCAAAGTCCTGAATGT GGACCCTGACAATGTGACCTTTTGCGTGCTGGCTGCTGATGAAGAAGATGAGGGCGACATAGCCCTGCAGATCCATTTCACGTTGATCCAGGCGTTCTGCTGCGAGAACGACATTGACATCGTGCGCGTGGGAGACGTGCAGAGGCTGGCGGCGATCGTGGGCGCCGACGACGAGGGGGGCGCGCCGGGAGACTTGCATTGCATCCTCATTTCG aaccctaatgaagacacatggaaggaccctGCCTTGGAGAAGCTCAGTTTGTTCTGCGAGGAGAGCCGCAGCTTCAACGACTGGGTGCCCAGCATCACCCTTCCCGAGTGA